A single region of the Pseudomonas mandelii genome encodes:
- a CDS encoding RHS repeat-associated core domain-containing protein: protein MDQIVRIEQELDGFKDTLVLYREQLGSFLSRNADKISRSMDMPSLMGMERLIKLGDSTTAVSSRDDDFLSGLAQCPANGILEIESKFESVYDIPLGNIQVDVIAMDGGESTAVPLDENGKGQFEGTPGKFYRVHVQSDVSSDQIEDLFSSYDGLTQELDSWLRNEWEGFKPQWSQSTFAAAGNGILAGSWEAITGTWDSISLLSDILQDPRKFVGRLGDGADKLAELAEKLPATMEKVQLLVSDEAALCLLLRTASLWLEMLPPSEIAGKTAEALSTVVVQLLIDILIGLVLTFAGAGAGVAYLGMRLANYGARIVDAVVGFVKAIFNIINSFITYVDRYKKVAARGVAAGLKKGRMQLRWDAKRNTTLKQNEHHDNVPDQAKNPNGDSADSVDKTATNKCPVSMVTGEELLTLIDGSLDGILPFDFVRLYRTSAAEIDCGLGFGWSHSLSHRLEVDGDTVVWIDHENRRTTFPLPSAERPAIHNSLSRAAIYVGNEPEELILAVAGDESRFYHFRNGFLTAISDRYDNRLRITRDRQGRIRRLDNGAGRALLLRYECSHLVAVDYQVFAPAQTLDEAWQTEQTLVGYRYDERGRLIEATNAAGESERYDYDDQHVILQRQLAGGASFFWEWERSGKAARCIRHWASFAQMDARYTWHDQGSVTVHNIDGSEEVYVHDDQARLVRKVELDGGEHLKAYDDQGRLIAEQDPLGAVTEYRYDEVGRLVALIPPEDEPTAYEYRNGFLHARYRGKAVWKYQRNAQGDVTEATDPDGHVTHYHYDEKGQLLSIRYPDNSRHVFVWNGLGQLVEETLPDGGVRRFFYDALGRQITRQDENGAVTKSLWDAVGRLIQTILPTGASRAYSYNAYGKITAERDELGRVTRYEYLDDLHLVSRRLNADGTQLKYRYDNAQLLLTEIENESGEKYQLAYTPGGLIRQETGFDGRRTAYAYDLNGHLLEKTEFGDDGSQLATAYERDSAGRLLVKTLPDGVKVEYRYDSLGRLIGVDDGHEHPLEFEYDQQDRLITEHQGWGTLRYGYDACGQLNRLRLPDGSKLDYHHAKGGALTAIDLNGARLSSHQFAFGREQQRQQGQLLSEYAYDDQGRLKAHAVRQQHQTLYRRDYAYSANGNLDSIADTRHGQRNYQYDPLNRLTRVRHTRDDPAESFAHDPAGNLLMQDRPGLATVKGNRLLMQGDRHYDYDAFGNLIRERRGTAQKLVTEYRYDCQHRLLGVTTPDGRTASYRYDAFGRRIAKTVDGKTTELFWQGDNLIAESSREHYRSYVYEPGSFRPLAMLDGKGPRKACPFYYQLDHLGTPQELTDFGGEIVWSAKYNAYGKVTRQTFGGGEQLEQPLRFQGQYFDAESGLHYNRHRYYDPEVGRYLTPDPVKLAGGLNQYQYTPNPTGWVDPLGLSGNCPPPNKPGCGAPDDTAGVRVDEGEPALPKLTGDQRRARIDDLAEANAKRRVEEMEKKYDMHTVKKHSSEIPDQALKQRADNGADPHTGEVPKGARGNSSSQFRNWRMHLGALNKAMTREALGLSPHTGKDQHKNPIVRMELPGAGRGYKPNKKDARNPTLNEDLNWFEVKFDKDNVLRPFTGFPSERK from the coding sequence ATGGACCAGATTGTGCGGATCGAGCAGGAGCTCGACGGTTTTAAAGACACGTTGGTTTTGTATCGCGAGCAGCTCGGCAGTTTCTTGAGTCGGAATGCGGACAAGATCAGCCGGTCGATGGACATGCCTTCGCTGATGGGCATGGAGCGGCTGATAAAGCTTGGCGATTCGACGACAGCGGTGAGCAGTCGCGACGATGATTTTCTCTCGGGTTTGGCACAGTGTCCTGCGAACGGAATTCTGGAGATCGAGAGCAAGTTTGAATCGGTTTATGACATCCCGCTGGGGAATATTCAGGTCGATGTGATCGCCATGGACGGGGGTGAGAGCACCGCGGTCCCGCTCGACGAAAACGGCAAGGGACAGTTCGAAGGCACGCCTGGCAAGTTCTATCGCGTTCATGTCCAGAGTGACGTTTCATCGGATCAAATTGAAGACCTGTTCTCCTCTTACGATGGCCTGACCCAAGAACTGGACAGTTGGCTGCGCAACGAGTGGGAAGGGTTCAAGCCGCAATGGTCGCAGTCGACATTTGCGGCCGCCGGTAATGGAATACTCGCGGGAAGTTGGGAGGCGATTACCGGTACCTGGGACAGCATCAGCCTGCTCTCGGACATTCTCCAGGATCCCCGAAAGTTCGTTGGCCGCTTGGGCGATGGGGCCGACAAGCTTGCCGAACTGGCAGAGAAACTCCCGGCAACAATGGAAAAGGTCCAGCTGCTGGTCAGCGATGAAGCGGCCCTTTGTCTGTTGCTGCGCACGGCAAGCCTCTGGCTGGAGATGCTGCCCCCCAGTGAAATCGCCGGCAAAACTGCCGAAGCGCTTTCAACCGTGGTGGTGCAACTGCTCATCGATATTCTGATCGGGCTTGTTCTGACTTTTGCGGGCGCAGGCGCAGGCGTTGCCTATTTGGGGATGCGCCTTGCCAACTACGGCGCCCGAATCGTCGACGCTGTTGTGGGCTTCGTCAAAGCCATCTTCAACATCATTAACAGCTTCATTACCTACGTTGACCGCTACAAAAAAGTGGCCGCACGCGGTGTAGCGGCAGGCCTAAAAAAAGGCCGCATGCAACTGCGCTGGGACGCCAAACGCAACACCACACTCAAACAAAACGAACACCACGACAACGTCCCGGATCAGGCGAAAAACCCCAACGGCGACAGTGCCGATTCCGTCGATAAAACCGCCACCAACAAATGCCCGGTGTCGATGGTTACCGGCGAAGAACTGCTGACCCTCATCGACGGTTCGCTGGACGGCATTCTGCCGTTCGACTTTGTCAGGCTCTATCGCACCAGCGCCGCCGAGATTGATTGCGGCTTGGGCTTCGGCTGGAGCCACTCGCTCTCCCATCGACTGGAAGTCGACGGCGACACCGTCGTCTGGATCGACCACGAGAACCGTCGCACCACGTTCCCGCTGCCGTCCGCTGAACGCCCGGCGATTCATAACAGCCTGTCGCGCGCCGCGATTTACGTTGGCAATGAACCCGAAGAATTGATCCTCGCCGTCGCCGGCGACGAGTCACGTTTCTACCATTTTCGTAATGGTTTTCTCACAGCGATCAGCGACCGATACGACAACCGCCTGCGCATAACCCGCGATCGTCAGGGCCGCATTCGGCGCCTCGACAACGGTGCCGGCCGCGCCTTGTTATTGCGTTATGAATGCAGTCACTTGGTTGCCGTGGATTATCAGGTTTTCGCCCCGGCCCAAACCCTGGACGAAGCCTGGCAGACCGAGCAAACACTGGTCGGTTACCGCTACGACGAACGCGGTCGACTCATCGAGGCCACCAATGCCGCCGGCGAAAGCGAGCGATACGACTACGACGATCAGCACGTCATTCTCCAGCGGCAATTGGCCGGTGGGGCGAGTTTCTTCTGGGAGTGGGAAAGGTCCGGCAAGGCCGCCCGATGCATCCGCCACTGGGCGTCGTTTGCGCAGATGGACGCGCGGTATACCTGGCATGACCAGGGCAGCGTCACCGTCCACAACATCGACGGCAGCGAAGAGGTTTATGTCCACGACGACCAGGCGCGGCTGGTGCGCAAGGTCGAACTGGATGGCGGCGAACACCTCAAGGCCTACGACGACCAGGGGCGGCTGATTGCCGAGCAGGATCCCCTCGGCGCGGTCACCGAATACCGCTACGACGAAGTCGGACGCTTGGTGGCGCTGATTCCGCCAGAAGATGAGCCTACGGCCTACGAGTATCGCAACGGTTTCCTGCACGCACGCTATCGCGGCAAAGCGGTGTGGAAGTATCAGCGCAATGCGCAGGGGGATGTCACCGAAGCGACCGATCCCGATGGCCATGTCACCCACTATCACTACGACGAAAAAGGTCAGCTGCTGTCGATCCGCTACCCGGACAACAGTCGGCATGTGTTCGTCTGGAATGGCTTGGGGCAACTGGTCGAAGAGACGCTGCCGGACGGTGGCGTACGGCGGTTTTTCTACGATGCGCTCGGGCGGCAGATTACCCGTCAAGACGAAAACGGAGCGGTCACGAAGTCGCTATGGGACGCTGTTGGCCGACTGATCCAGACGATTCTTCCTACCGGTGCCAGTCGCGCCTACAGCTACAACGCCTACGGAAAAATCACCGCCGAACGCGACGAACTCGGCCGCGTCACCCGCTACGAATACCTCGACGACCTGCACCTGGTCAGCCGCCGCCTCAATGCGGACGGCACCCAGCTGAAGTACCGCTACGACAACGCGCAGCTGTTGCTCACGGAAATCGAAAACGAATCCGGCGAAAAATATCAGTTGGCCTACACCCCCGGCGGATTGATCCGACAGGAAACCGGCTTCGACGGCCGACGCACGGCGTATGCCTACGACCTCAACGGCCATCTGCTGGAGAAAACCGAGTTTGGCGACGATGGTTCGCAGCTCGCCACCGCCTATGAACGAGACTCGGCAGGGCGCTTGCTGGTCAAAACGCTGCCCGACGGCGTCAAGGTCGAATACCGCTACGACAGCCTCGGTCGACTGATTGGCGTCGATGACGGGCACGAGCATCCGCTGGAATTCGAGTACGACCAACAGGATCGGCTGATCACCGAGCATCAGGGTTGGGGCACGCTGCGTTATGGCTACGATGCCTGCGGCCAACTCAATCGCCTGCGCCTGCCGGACGGCAGCAAACTCGATTATCACCACGCCAAGGGCGGCGCACTGACCGCCATCGATCTCAACGGCGCAAGGCTTTCCAGCCACCAATTTGCGTTTGGTCGCGAGCAGCAACGTCAGCAAGGCCAACTGCTCAGCGAATATGCCTACGACGATCAAGGCCGCTTGAAGGCCCACGCTGTCAGACAGCAGCACCAAACGCTGTATCGCCGCGACTATGCCTACAGCGCCAACGGCAATCTCGACAGTATCGCCGACACCCGTCACGGCCAGCGCAACTACCAATACGACCCGCTCAACCGCCTGACCCGCGTCCGTCACACCCGCGACGACCCGGCGGAAAGCTTCGCCCACGACCCGGCCGGCAACCTGCTGATGCAGGATCGGCCTGGCTTGGCGACCGTTAAAGGCAATCGCCTGCTGATGCAGGGCGACCGCCATTACGACTACGACGCCTTCGGCAACCTGATCCGCGAACGCCGCGGCACCGCGCAAAAACTGGTCACCGAATACCGCTACGACTGCCAGCACCGATTGCTCGGCGTCACCACCCCGGACGGTCGCACCGCCAGTTACCGCTACGACGCCTTCGGCCGCCGCATCGCCAAAACCGTCGACGGCAAAACCACCGAGCTCTTCTGGCAAGGCGACAACCTCATCGCCGAAAGCAGCCGCGAACACTACCGCAGCTACGTCTACGAACCCGGCAGCTTCCGCCCGCTGGCGATGCTCGACGGCAAAGGCCCACGCAAAGCCTGCCCGTTCTACTACCAACTCGACCACCTCGGCACACCGCAGGAACTGACCGATTTTGGTGGCGAAATTGTCTGGTCGGCGAAGTACAACGCCTACGGCAAAGTCACTCGCCAGACGTTCGGCGGGGGCGAGCAGCTTGAGCAACCGTTGCGGTTTCAGGGGCAGTACTTTGATGCGGAGAGCGGTCTGCACTACAACCGGCATCGGTACTATGATCCAGAGGTTGGACGGTATCTGACGCCGGACCCGGTGAAGTTGGCGGGTGGGCTGAACCAGTATCAGTACACGCCGAATCCGACGGGGTGGGTTGATCCGTTGGGGTTGAGCGGGAATTGCCCGCCGCCGAATAAGCCTGGGTGTGGGGCGCCGGATGATACGGCTGGCGTTAGGGTTGATGAGGGTGAGCCGGCGCTGCCGAAGCTGACAGGTGATCAGCGGAGGGCGCGGATTGATGACCTTGCGGAGGCGAATGCGAAGCGGCGTGTTGAGGAAATGGAAAAAAAATATGACATGCACACGGTTAAAAAACACAGTTCAGAAATACCGGACCAAGCGCTCAAACAACGAGCAGATAATGGGGCCGACCCTCATACCGGTGAAGTTCCGAAAGGCGCTAGAGGGAACTCGAGCTCTCAATTCAGAAACTGGCGTATGCATTTGGGGGCATTGAATAAAGCTATGACAAGGGAAGCGTTAGGTTTGAGCCCGCATACAGGGAAGGACCAACATAAGAATCCGATCGTAAGGATGGAGCTTCCTGGGGCCGGGCGTGGTTATAAACCGAACAAGAAAGACGCTCGTAACCCAACACTAAATGAAGACCTGAATTGGTTTGAAGTTAAGTTCGATAAGGATAATGTGCTACGGCCTTTTACTGGTTTTCCTTCGGAGAGAAAATGA
- a CDS encoding 23S rRNA (adenine(2030)-N(6))-methyltransferase RlmJ produces the protein MNYRHAFHAGNHADVFKHLTLTRIIALMSRKEQPFAYLDTHAGIGLYDLQGDQASRTGEYLEGIARLWDQPDLPALTADYMKVLHDMNPDGQLRYYPGSPELARRLTRPQDRVMLNEKHPEDGLLLKDNMAGDRRVKVHLGEGWHVPRAMLPVQEKRAVMLIDPPFEQLDEMQRCAASLKEAIGRMRQTVAAIWYPVKDQRMLRRFYQDLAGTGAPKLLRVELLVHPLDTPNSLNGSGLAIANPPWGLEEELRELLPWLSKKLGQTQGGWQMDWLIAES, from the coding sequence ATGAATTATCGTCACGCCTTCCATGCCGGCAATCACGCCGATGTGTTCAAACACCTGACTCTGACCCGCATCATCGCCCTGATGTCGCGCAAGGAGCAGCCGTTTGCCTATCTCGACACTCACGCCGGCATTGGTCTGTATGACCTGCAGGGTGATCAGGCGAGCCGTACCGGTGAGTACCTGGAAGGTATTGCGCGTCTGTGGGATCAGCCGGATCTGCCAGCGCTGACCGCCGACTACATGAAAGTGCTGCACGACATGAACCCGGATGGCCAATTGCGCTATTACCCGGGGTCGCCGGAGTTGGCGCGGCGTCTGACGCGGCCGCAGGATCGGGTGATGCTCAACGAGAAGCACCCCGAAGACGGTTTGCTGCTCAAGGACAACATGGCCGGTGATCGTCGGGTGAAGGTACATCTGGGCGAAGGCTGGCATGTGCCGCGTGCGATGCTGCCGGTGCAGGAGAAGCGGGCGGTGATGTTGATTGATCCGCCGTTCGAGCAGCTCGATGAGATGCAGCGTTGCGCGGCGTCGCTGAAAGAGGCGATTGGCCGGATGCGGCAGACGGTGGCAGCGATCTGGTACCCGGTGAAGGATCAGCGCATGTTGCGACGTTTTTATCAGGATCTGGCGGGCACGGGCGCACCAAAGTTGTTGCGTGTGGAGTTGCTGGTGCATCCGCTGGATACGCCGAACAGTTTGAATGGCTCTGGATTGGCGATTGCGAATCCGCCGTGGGGCCTGGAAGAGGAGTTGCGTGAGTTGCTGCCGTGGTTGTCCAAGAAGCTTGGGCAGACCCAGGGCGGGTGGCAGATGGATTGGTTGATTGCTGAGAGTTGA
- a CDS encoding DUF4123 domain-containing protein, which yields MPPDRMSPHDWLERQPLKPGQQLFAIFGNASASQPMKAWQLSTPAQAPSPIWADTTYAEWEPVMPYVGIVPASSEFLQWVATTESRDWGWLAVSSASQEALVEHLRSLTQVLLPNGRAVFFRFWDGRYLLPILQSADVNPTQLMPVLDRCLINGQPLDIGGSALKVSRVFPWWEVSESLLDDLAAESATTRINNLMKWLSEDRPDLFEAFSARVLRHKVATFLKTPDLPQAPKQALADYLMAERN from the coding sequence GTGCCGCCTGATCGCATGTCACCCCACGACTGGCTGGAACGCCAACCGCTCAAACCCGGACAGCAGTTGTTCGCGATTTTCGGCAACGCCAGTGCGTCGCAGCCGATGAAAGCCTGGCAGCTCTCGACCCCGGCCCAAGCACCGAGCCCGATCTGGGCCGACACCACCTATGCCGAGTGGGAACCGGTGATGCCCTATGTAGGAATCGTTCCCGCAAGCAGTGAGTTTCTTCAGTGGGTCGCCACGACCGAGTCCCGTGACTGGGGTTGGCTGGCGGTTTCTTCTGCGTCTCAAGAAGCGCTGGTCGAACATCTGCGCAGCCTTACACAAGTGCTTTTGCCCAACGGCAGGGCGGTGTTTTTTCGGTTCTGGGATGGGCGTTATTTGCTGCCGATTCTTCAGTCTGCCGACGTGAACCCAACGCAATTAATGCCTGTGCTTGACCGCTGTTTGATCAATGGGCAGCCGCTCGATATCGGCGGTAGCGCATTGAAAGTCTCCAGGGTTTTTCCATGGTGGGAAGTGTCCGAATCGCTGCTCGACGACCTCGCCGCCGAGTCCGCGACAACCCGGATCAACAACTTGATGAAGTGGTTGAGCGAAGACCGTCCTGATCTTTTTGAGGCGTTTTCGGCGCGTGTATTGCGGCACAAGGTCGCGACCTTTCTGAAGACGCCGGACCTGCCTCAAGCACCGAAACAAGCCTTGGCGGATTACCTGATGGCGGAGCGGAACTGA
- a CDS encoding type VI secretion system Vgr family protein, with translation MFAPANQPRFTLTIDGVQIELKVLEFTGTEAISQPYRFDLELVSDRPDIELENLLHRQAFLSFDAQGSGVHGQIFRVGQSDSGKRLTGYQISLVPRLAYLGQRINQRIFQHQSVPAIIAQVLKDHGIQRDAFEFRLGSDYSPREYCVQYTESDLAFIQRLCAEIGIHYHFQHSPDGHLLVFGDDQTVFPRLPEPTLYLPGSGMAADAPAIKRFNVRLETRTTAVTRRDYDFQKPRLSLENRVDSEQRPVLEDYHFPGQFTDREHGKQLTQRALERHNADFRQAEGRGDDSALVSGHFLHLAEHPRQAWNDLWLITEIEHRGRQPQVLEESATSDDPDDFQGYRNTFLATPWDVSFRPPLGPEKPRMLGYQPAVVTGPVDSEIHCDEFGRVKVQLAWDRDGQLNEHSSCWLRVATGWAHDHYGSVLIPRVGMEVLVGFIDADADKPLVMGCLPNAATPVPLDLPADKTRSIFRSQSSPGGGGYNELRIEDRKGAEEIYLRAQRNWTQHVLNDQQVQVDNQRSIVVTGTARHELKADEQRITHGQRQAEVKLDDHLLVMGDRHIRVSSQALNASQQFHVSAGQQVVIDGGASVTIQAGGQWINIGPGGIFSSVPIQVGGALMPSMAATPVSPNTPLKLVAAPAALLSAAQIMNLQSDAPFCEECERCKDGVCAA, from the coding sequence ATGTTCGCTCCTGCCAATCAACCGCGTTTCACGTTGACGATCGACGGCGTCCAGATTGAGCTCAAGGTGCTTGAGTTCACAGGCACGGAAGCCATCAGCCAACCCTACCGCTTCGATCTGGAACTGGTCAGCGACCGGCCAGACATCGAGCTCGAAAACCTGCTGCATCGTCAGGCGTTTCTGAGTTTCGATGCACAAGGTTCTGGCGTACACGGTCAGATCTTTCGCGTCGGTCAAAGCGATTCCGGGAAACGTCTGACGGGCTATCAAATCAGTCTCGTACCGCGACTGGCCTACCTCGGTCAGCGCATCAACCAGCGGATTTTCCAGCACCAAAGCGTGCCAGCGATCATCGCGCAGGTCCTCAAGGACCATGGCATCCAGCGCGATGCCTTCGAGTTCCGGCTCGGCAGCGACTACTCACCGCGCGAATACTGCGTGCAATACACCGAAAGCGACCTCGCGTTTATCCAGCGCCTGTGTGCCGAGATCGGCATTCATTACCACTTCCAGCACAGCCCCGACGGACATCTGCTGGTGTTTGGCGATGATCAGACAGTATTCCCGCGCCTGCCTGAGCCGACGCTGTACTTGCCGGGCAGTGGCATGGCGGCGGACGCGCCGGCCATCAAGCGTTTCAACGTGCGTCTGGAGACCCGCACCACGGCGGTCACCCGTCGCGATTACGACTTCCAGAAACCGCGTCTCTCCCTGGAAAACCGGGTCGACAGCGAACAGCGTCCGGTGCTGGAGGATTACCACTTTCCCGGCCAATTCACTGACCGCGAGCATGGCAAACAGCTGACACAGCGAGCGCTGGAACGGCACAACGCAGACTTCCGTCAGGCCGAAGGTCGTGGCGACGATTCTGCCTTGGTCAGCGGACATTTCCTGCACCTCGCCGAGCACCCGCGTCAGGCGTGGAACGACCTGTGGCTGATCACTGAAATCGAACACCGTGGCCGACAGCCGCAAGTGCTGGAGGAGTCGGCCACCAGTGATGACCCGGATGATTTCCAGGGTTATCGCAATACCTTTCTGGCGACGCCGTGGGATGTTTCGTTTCGTCCACCACTGGGGCCGGAAAAACCACGGATGCTCGGCTACCAACCTGCCGTGGTCACCGGTCCTGTCGACAGCGAAATCCATTGCGATGAGTTCGGCCGGGTAAAGGTCCAGCTCGCTTGGGACCGCGACGGTCAGCTCAATGAGCATTCCAGTTGCTGGTTGCGGGTCGCCACGGGCTGGGCCCACGACCATTACGGCAGCGTGCTGATCCCACGAGTGGGCATGGAAGTGCTGGTGGGTTTCATCGACGCCGATGCCGACAAACCGCTGGTGATGGGGTGCCTGCCCAACGCCGCAACACCGGTGCCGCTGGATCTGCCCGCCGACAAGACCCGCAGCATTTTCCGCAGCCAAAGTAGTCCGGGCGGCGGCGGTTACAACGAATTGCGCATCGAGGATCGCAAAGGCGCCGAGGAAATCTACCTGCGCGCCCAGCGAAACTGGACCCAGCACGTGTTGAATGATCAGCAGGTGCAGGTCGATAACCAGCGCAGCATCGTCGTCACGGGGACCGCTCGCCATGAGCTGAAGGCTGACGAGCAACGCATCACCCACGGCCAGCGCCAGGCCGAAGTGAAGCTCGACGATCACTTGCTGGTGATGGGCGACCGGCACATCCGCGTGTCCAGTCAGGCGCTCAACGCCAGTCAGCAATTTCACGTCAGCGCCGGTCAGCAAGTGGTGATCGACGGCGGTGCCAGCGTGACGATTCAGGCGGGCGGGCAGTGGATCAACATCGGTCCTGGCGGGATTTTCAGCAGCGTTCCGATTCAGGTCGGGGGCGCGTTGATGCCGTCTATGGCCGCTACGCCCGTGTCGCCGAATACACCGTTGAAACTCGTCGCCGCCCCAGCCGCCCTGCTGAGCGCCGCGCAGATCATGAACCTGCAAAGCGACGCGCCGTTCTGTGAAGAATGCGAGCGCTGCAAGGACGGTGTCTGTGCCGCCTGA
- the putP gene encoding sodium/proline symporter PutP, producing the protein MSVSNPTLITFVIYIAAMVLIGFMAYRSTNNLSDYILGGRSLGSVVTALSAGASDMSGWLLMGLPGAIYMSGLSESWIAIGLIIGAYLNWLFVAGRLRVQTEHNGDALTLPDYFSSRFEDKSGLLRIISAVVILVFFTIYCASGIVAGARLFESTFGMSYETALWAGAAATIAYTFVGGFLAVSWTDTVQATLMIFALLLTPIIVLLATGGVDTTFLAIEAQDPSNFDMLKNTTFIGIISLMGWGLGYFGQPHILARFMAADSVKSIAKARRISMAWMILCLGGTVAVGFFGIAYFSAHPELAGPVTENPERVFIELAKILFNPWVAGVLLSAILAAVMSTLSCQLLVCSSALTEDFYKTFLRKTASQVELVWVGRAMVLLVALIAIALAANPENRVLGLVSYAWAGFGAAFGPVVLISVIWKDMTRNGALAGILVGAITVIVWKHFELLGLYEIIPGFIFASLAIYIVSKLGAPTQGMLQRFAAAEADFRLNK; encoded by the coding sequence ATGAGCGTAAGCAATCCAACTCTGATCACGTTCGTGATCTACATCGCAGCAATGGTGCTGATCGGCTTCATGGCCTATCGCTCCACCAACAACCTTTCTGACTACATTCTGGGCGGTCGTAGCCTGGGCAGCGTCGTGACGGCTTTGTCCGCTGGCGCCTCCGACATGAGCGGCTGGTTGTTGATGGGCCTGCCGGGCGCCATCTACATGTCCGGTCTGTCCGAAAGCTGGATCGCCATCGGCCTGATCATCGGTGCTTACCTGAACTGGCTGTTTGTCGCCGGTCGTCTGCGCGTGCAGACTGAGCACAACGGCGATGCACTGACCCTGCCGGATTACTTCTCCAGCCGTTTCGAAGACAAAAGCGGCCTGCTGCGGATCATTTCCGCCGTCGTGATCCTGGTGTTCTTCACCATCTACTGCGCTTCCGGCATTGTGGCCGGCGCCCGTCTGTTCGAAAGCACCTTCGGCATGTCCTACGAGACCGCGCTGTGGGCCGGTGCTGCGGCGACGATTGCCTACACCTTCGTCGGCGGTTTCCTGGCCGTGAGCTGGACGGACACCGTACAAGCCACGCTGATGATCTTCGCCCTGTTGCTGACCCCGATCATCGTGCTGCTGGCCACCGGCGGCGTCGACACCACGTTCCTGGCCATCGAAGCGCAGGATCCAAGCAACTTCGACATGCTGAAAAACACCACCTTCATCGGTATCATCTCGCTGATGGGCTGGGGCCTGGGCTACTTCGGCCAGCCGCACATCCTCGCGCGTTTCATGGCGGCGGATTCGGTCAAGTCGATCGCCAAGGCACGTCGCATTTCCATGGCCTGGATGATCCTGTGCCTGGGCGGCACCGTCGCTGTAGGTTTCTTCGGTATCGCTTACTTCTCGGCACACCCCGAGCTGGCCGGCCCTGTGACCGAAAACCCAGAGCGCGTGTTCATCGAACTGGCGAAAATCCTGTTCAACCCATGGGTTGCCGGTGTCCTGCTGTCGGCCATTCTGGCTGCGGTCATGAGCACCTTGAGCTGCCAACTGTTGGTGTGCTCGAGCGCCCTGACCGAAGACTTCTACAAAACCTTCCTGCGTAAAACCGCTTCCCAGGTTGAATTGGTCTGGGTCGGCCGCGCCATGGTGCTGCTGGTTGCCCTGATCGCCATCGCGTTGGCCGCTAACCCGGAAAACCGCGTATTGGGTCTGGTCAGCTACGCCTGGGCCGGTTTCGGTGCTGCGTTCGGTCCGGTGGTCCTGATCTCCGTGATCTGGAAAGACATGACCCGCAACGGCGCACTGGCCGGCATCCTGGTCGGCGCGATCACCGTGATCGTCTGGAAGCACTTCGAACTGCTGGGCCTGTACGAAATCATCCCGGGCTTCATCTTCGCCAGCCTGGCCATCTACATCGTCAGCAAGCTGGGCGCGCCAACTCAGGGCATGCTTCAGCGTTTCGCCGCTGCCGAGGCTGATTTCCGCCTGAACAAGTGA